Proteins encoded by one window of Candidatus Zixiibacteriota bacterium:
- the spoVG gene encoding septation regulator SpoVG, which translates to MEITEVRVTLRDEDKLKAFANVTFDDAFVIRGLKIISGAKGFFVSMPSRRRPDGSHQDIAHPINSEMRRIIEQRVLDAYQEKVKNSSEQDFSHHGSDDDV; encoded by the coding sequence GTGGAAATCACGGAAGTCAGGGTAACACTGAGAGATGAGGACAAGCTCAAGGCTTTTGCAAACGTCACTTTCGATGATGCGTTCGTTATCCGTGGCTTGAAGATCATCAGCGGCGCTAAGGGCTTTTTTGTTTCTATGCCGTCGAGGCGAAGGCCAGACGGGTCACACCAGGATATTGCTCACCCTATTAATAGCGAAATGCGCAGGATCATTGAGCAGCGTGTACTGGATGCCTACCAGGAGAAGGTAAAAAACAGCTCAGAGCAAGATTTTAGTCATCATGGTAGCGATGATGATGTATAA